The window CTCCGCCGCGAACGTCTCGTAGACCTGCGGGTCGTGCTGTCCGTCGTCCCCGACGAGGATCCACTGCAGTCCGGGCAGCTCCTCGGCGAGCCGGCGCAGCGTCGCCGCCTTGTGCTCCCGCCCGGAGCGCATCAGCGCGGCGCCCGTCGGCCCCAGGTCCGTGAGCAGCAGCGACCCCTGGGGCAGCCCCACGCGGTGCAGGAACCGGGACAGGGCGCTCGCCGTGTTCCACGCGCCGGTCGACAGGTAGAAGACCGGGGCGTCCGGGTGCGTGGCGGTGAGCCGCCCGTACAGCTCGGGCATGCCGGGTACCGGCTTGCGGCGCGCCTCCGACCGGACCAGGAAGTTCCACGCCGCGAGGTGCGGGCGCGGGACCATCGTCACGAGCACCGTGTCGTCGATGTCGCTCACGATGCCGTGCGTCGCCGCGGGGTCGACCACCTGGACCGGCGCCGGCACGTCGGCGTCCTCGCCCACCGAGAGGTAGAGCGTCTGCCAGCCCGGCTCCAGCGGGACGTCCAGCCACGCGTCCAGGTAGCCCCCGCGGTCCGTGCGCGCCACCAGCAGGTCCGGCCCCTCGCCGGGCTGCGCGCGGACCCGCACCTCGGCGTCCGGCAGCTCGGCCGACAGCAGGTTCCGCCAGCCCCGGCGGGCGAGGCTGCCCGGCGTCGGCGCGTCCGGCGCGGTAAGCAGCACCCGGGCGCGCACCCGCGAACGGTGGACGGTCCCGTACGACGGG of the Deinococcus radiopugnans ATCC 19172 genome contains:
- a CDS encoding phosphatase domain-containing protein, with translation MRARVLLTAPDAPTPGSLARRGWRNLLSAELPDAEVRVRAQPGEGPDLLVARTDRGGYLDAWLDVPLEPGWQTLYLSVGEDADVPAPVQVVDPAATHGIVSDIDDTVLVTMVPRPHLAAWNFLVRSEARRKPVPGMPELYGRLTATHPDAPVFYLSTGAWNTASALSRFLHRVGLPQGSLLLTDLGPTGAALMRSGREHKAATLRRLAEELPGLQWILVGDDGQHDPQVYETFAAE